One genomic region from Ralstonia pickettii DTP0602 encodes:
- a CDS encoding hypothetical protein (K10439: rbsB; ribose transport system substrate-binding protein), producing the protein MARGLSIGKSEMVRMVRILVICLAGLLAVIHHTVASATEIGVVLAGNRSQFWQVLAEGVRKAASDAKVNVIIRAPNEDDPQAIRDNLQVRMIQSMLERKVDGLILAPMPVAAPAAPPVIGVPFLLIDREGADYSAPLVATDNYAAGRRAAQTLRGALPRGARIGVFRVARDLQATTARENGFIAAATELGFRVVLQTYLGYDIRGMQTAAAAALAKHAQALDAVFTPHDISTFSVVRAINALPKGKRPLQVGFDYWPSFAPSLRNGELHAIVIQRPFNMGYEAMRELAESMRANRPPRHIRIGTLVVTAARLDDADVREELARY; encoded by the coding sequence ATGGCGCGCGGGTTATCGATCGGAAAGTCGGAGATGGTGCGCATGGTTCGGATCCTGGTGATCTGCCTGGCTGGCTTGCTGGCAGTCATTCACCACACCGTGGCCAGCGCCACGGAGATTGGCGTCGTCCTCGCGGGCAACCGCAGCCAGTTCTGGCAGGTGCTCGCCGAAGGCGTGCGCAAGGCCGCAAGCGACGCCAAGGTCAACGTGATCATCCGCGCTCCCAATGAGGATGACCCGCAGGCGATCCGGGACAACCTGCAAGTGCGGATGATCCAGTCCATGCTGGAGCGCAAGGTGGACGGCCTGATTCTCGCGCCGATGCCGGTCGCGGCGCCCGCGGCCCCTCCGGTCATTGGCGTTCCCTTCCTCCTGATCGACAGGGAGGGGGCCGATTACTCCGCGCCCCTGGTTGCCACGGACAACTACGCCGCTGGCCGCCGGGCTGCGCAAACCTTGCGCGGCGCCCTGCCCCGCGGTGCCCGCATCGGCGTCTTCCGCGTGGCGCGGGATCTGCAGGCCACCACCGCGCGCGAAAACGGGTTTATCGCCGCCGCTACGGAACTGGGATTCCGGGTGGTGCTGCAAACCTACCTGGGTTATGACATCCGCGGCATGCAGACCGCTGCCGCCGCGGCACTCGCAAAGCACGCGCAGGCGCTCGATGCCGTGTTCACGCCGCATGACATCTCGACTTTCAGCGTGGTGCGTGCGATCAACGCGCTGCCGAAAGGCAAGCGCCCCCTGCAGGTCGGTTTTGACTATTGGCCGAGCTTTGCGCCCAGCCTGCGCAATGGCGAACTCCACGCCATCGTTATTCAGCGGCCATTTAACATGGGCTACGAGGCAATGCGCGAGCTGGCCGAATCCATGCGCGCGAACCGGCCGCCGCGTCATATCCGTATCGGCACGCTCGTGGTGACGGCGGCGCGTCTTGATGATGCCGATGTACGCGAGGAACTTGCGCGCTACTAG
- a CDS encoding hisitidine kinase, whose protein sequence is MIRVLIADDHAIVRSGLKQIVATTTDVVVAAEAADGGAVLEQLRAGEFDLLLLDMTMPGISGIDLIRRVRAEWPDLAILILSMHNEAQVASRALRAGASGYVTKDSDPEILLGAIRKLAAGGKFIDPALVDAMVFHQRGADAPAHEVLSDREFQVLQRLAAGQTVNEIAESFSLSAKTISTHKMRLMQKLGLQNNADLIRYAIKHGFTQE, encoded by the coding sequence ACCACCACCGATGTAGTGGTTGCGGCCGAGGCCGCGGACGGTGGCGCAGTGCTCGAGCAATTGCGCGCCGGCGAATTCGACCTGCTGCTGCTCGACATGACCATGCCGGGCATCAGCGGCATCGACCTGATCCGCCGCGTGCGGGCCGAGTGGCCCGATCTTGCCATCCTGATCCTGAGCATGCACAACGAAGCACAGGTCGCCTCGCGGGCGCTGCGTGCCGGGGCATCGGGCTATGTGACCAAGGACAGCGACCCGGAAATCCTGCTTGGGGCGATCCGCAAGCTGGCTGCAGGCGGCAAGTTCATCGACCCTGCGCTGGTCGACGCCATGGTCTTTCACCAGCGCGGTGCGGACGCTCCCGCGCACGAGGTGCTCTCGGACCGGGAATTCCAGGTGCTGCAGCGGCTCGCCGCCGGCCAGACTGTCAACGAGATTGCGGAGTCATTTTCGCTGAGCGCCAAGACCATCAGCACCCACAAGATGCGGTTGATGCAGAAGCTGGGCCTGCAGAACAACGCCGACCTGATCCGCTATGCCATCAAGCATGGCTTCACGCAGGAGTAG